Within the Gloeobacter kilaueensis JS1 genome, the region GGTAGTAGTAGGACGGCCTGCGGAAGACGCGCACCTCATAGTTTTCGAGCAGAATCCAGAGGGCCATCGCCGTGTCGATGTGCTGGTTTTCGATGAGCGGCAGGCGGCGGACGGCCTCCCGGCGCAGCACAAAACTCGGAAAGTTGCCGAACCAGGAGGAGAGCCAGAGCCGCAGCCACTCGGGGCGCGAGCGTTCTTCGTAGCCTTCGAGCGGATGGGTGGTGCTGCCGGTGGGCTTTCCTGCCGCGTCGATGTCAATCGCGTTGCTGGTGGTGAGGCCACGGCGGGAGTCGGCCACCAGCCAGTCCATCGCCTGCTCCAGGTGATGGGGCATCCAGATGTCGTCGTCGTTGTGGATGGCGACGAAGGGCGTGGCGATGGGCTGCAGGGCGAGATGATGGTGCTCGCACATCGTAAGCTGCCCGCCCCGGTAGACGTAACGGACCTGTTCGGGAGCAAAGTTCTCAGAAAATGCCTGGACTATCTTTTCGCAGCGGGCAGCACAGACCGGCTCGCTGGAGTTGTCGGAGACGAGCAGGTGCCAGTCGCTGAAGCGCTGCTCTGCGATCGAGGCGAGTGTCTGCACCAGGTAATCGGGCCGGTTGCGCGCCAGGAGCAAAATTGTCACAGCAGGCGATGCCATGCTTTAACTCTGCCTGAGGGCCAGCAATTGTTTCAAGCGGTCCTTGCTCCAGAGCCAGGCCCGGTTGTGCGTCCGCAATAGCGGCCCAAGGCCCAGACCCATCAGCACAAGCCGTCGGGTAAGTTCCGCCGATTCGCCCAACTCGCGCAACAGCGCGACGATCTGCTCGCGCTCTGCTGTACTGAAGGCGGGCGCATCGAGGACCGTAGCGTGCAGGAGCGCCAGCTGAATGCGCTGGCGGGTGAGGGGCGCGACATCCCAGCCTCGCCGCTTGAAAGCGGGGATGAGGCTTTCCTCGAAAACGCGGATCATCCCGCCCAACTCGTCGGCCTTGCGCCGGAAGCGCACCTGCTGGGCCGTATCCCAGACCCGGTAGGCAGCAAGAATCTGACTGGAATAGACGTTGCCCCAACCGGCGTCCGCCAGACGCACCGCCAGATCCCAGTCGTCGCAAAAATCCATGTCGAGCTTTAAGTAATCGACGCTCACCAGCGCCTCGCGCCGGAACAAACAGATATTCGCCGCCACCCGATAACCGCTCACCAGTGCCTGGAGGGATTCCTCGGCAGACTGGAAGCCGGTGGGGCGGGCGAGCCGCCGGATGCGCGTCACCCGGCCCTCTTCGTCGATCTGCTGCACGGCGGCGTGGGCGTAGCCCGCCTCGGGATGCTTTTGTAGTAGCTCGACGAGCACGGGCAGATAATCCGCAGCGAGCAGATCGTCGGAGTCGAGCTTGGCGATGTAGGTCGTGCGCGGCTGGCGGAGGATCCAGCGCGGGTTGCCCGACATGCCCAGGTTCCGCTCTTGCCGAAAGGCGCGCAGGTCCGGGTATTGCTGCTCTAAGCGGGAGACGAGGGCGGGGGTGGTGTCCGTACTCGCATCGTCCGACAACCAGACTTCCAATCCCTGCCAGTTCTGGCCGTAAGCGCTCTGCACCGCGCCTTCGAGGTAAGCAGCCTGGTTGTAGGTGGGGATGCAGACGGCGACGGAGGGCATCAAAGACTGTTCCTGTTCTGGCCGCTCGATGCTTGAAACCCAATGTTTTGTACCGGCCACACACGCCAAGATACTCGATGCCTGCCAGATCCTGCCCCGCAGCTGCGCGGTGGAGGCAAGGCAGGCAGTTCTCCTGCCTGAGCCGTCAAAAATAGAACATTTGTCCATGTTTTCCGTAGTATACTGATTGACTGTGGCGTGCAGCGATGGGGCGGGGTCGAAATCCTGACGAGGACACCACAGGTATGACCGAGCGCGTCTTTCACTTCAGCGACGACAGATCGAACAAGTTCTGGGCGGTCACTCAGCTGGCAACTGGTTACACCGTCCGCTTCGGTCGGCAGGGAACTGCCGGACAGACGCAGAGCAAAGATTTTGCCACTGCCCAGGAGGCGGAACTGGCGAGCGCGAAGCTCATCTTCGAAAAGCTCAAAAAAGGCTACATCGAAGTTACCCCTCAAACAGCAGGCGACCAGGCCGACGTGATTGGGCCGGAACCTGCTGCACCCGTACCTGAAGCGCCCTCCGAACCCGCGACTGTCGTCTCAGCGCAACCGGCGCAGAGCGCCAGTCTTGAGCGGCAGTTGGACCTCGAAGCGCTCGACTGGCTCTGGGTGAGCGGTCCGCCGGAGCAGCCCTGGCCACAGCCCAGCCCGGCACCCTTTGATCGCGATCATTGTCTGGATCGGCTGGCAGGTCTGGCCGAAGATTATCGGCGCTGGGAGCAGGCCCGGATTTCTGATTTTTTAAGCCCCGAGGAGGCGAGCTTCTGGCTCACGGCGGCGGTGCTCATCGAAGTAGAGCACCTGCAACCGGCAGCAGCAGCGCGCAGGCTCGCCTCTCAGCCTCAGGAGGTACTGAGCGAAGAGCAGGTGCGGACGATAATCGCTGCCCTCGCCCATCATTCCGCCTACAGGCTGGCTGAGACGGCAATGGGCCTGCTCTGTAACCTGCCCTACTTCGAGCTGTTGCCGCAGCTGTGGGAGCAGGAGCCTTCCAGTTCTAACGAAGTCTCCTTTGGCAGGCGCTGCCTGGCTGTCTTCTGTGAACGTTTCCACACGCGGATTCTGCCCTATCTGCTCCCGGCCCAGGTCACTTTGCTGCGCGCCTGGCTGCGCCCCCGGCTGACTGCGGCCCACTGGCCCCAGAGCTACTACGAGACGCCCTTCGAGTTTTTGCTCGCCGCCCAACTGGGCATGGCGGACGCCCTTTTGCCGGTGGTGGCCTCCTGGCCGGACGACCAGTACACCGCCCAGCCCTGGCACGATCACTACCACCGCCCGCAAGCGATCATCTTCGGTCTGGGCGAGCGCGGGCAGATGAGCTATCACTTTCGTCGCCTCAAGCTCAAGCTCAAAGACGGCGAACAGGTGCGCGCCTGGCTGGCCCTCACTGGCTTCGACGACCTCGATATCGTTCGCGAGAGTGCCCTCGCCGCCGCCAACAAAGATCTGGCAGAAGATTTGGTGTCGGCCTTTGCCCGCACCGTCGCTCCCGAGGTGGCTCCGGCGATGTTCGAGCTGATGCTCTCCTCGAAGGCGTCGCGCCTTGCCCGCCAGTGGTTGCTTGCCCATCCCCAGCAGACGATTGCAGGACTGGTGCCCTTTGCCGTCATAAGCCGCAGCCGTCAGGCCGAAGGGGCGATCGATCTGTTGGGCAGTTTGGCAAAGCGGGGCTTCGAGCCGCAGCTGCGGGCTGAACTGGCCCGACAGGAACCGGCGGCGGCCCAGAAGCTCAGCGACGCTCTCTTCAACGCTTCCGCCCTGCCGCCATTTGAGGCGGCCACGACCCCGGACTGGCTGAAGGAGGGACTCGCCCGCGCCATGCCTGCCAAAAAGCCGATTACCTGGGTGACAGCGGCGGACCTGCCGCCCATCGCCGCCCTGGGCCGGGTGCTCAACCCCGAGCAGACGGGGCTGGTGCTCGTCGCGCTGCAGCAGAGCAAAGACCAGCCCCAGCCGCTG harbors:
- a CDS encoding glycosyltransferase family 2 protein; amino-acid sequence: MASPAVTILLLARNRPDYLVQTLASIAEQRFSDWHLLVSDNSSEPVCAARCEKIVQAFSENFAPEQVRYVYRGGQLTMCEHHHLALQPIATPFVAIHNDDDIWMPHHLEQAMDWLVADSRRGLTTSNAIDIDAAGKPTGSTTHPLEGYEERSRPEWLRLWLSSWFGNFPSFVLRREAVRRLPLIENQHIDTAMALWILLENYEVRVFRRPSYYYRKHDLSITRTGPPLLRDRHRLRLWFARHEFWRMSTACPVFVPLAIKSALALAAGTGQL
- a CDS encoding glycosyltransferase family 2 protein, translating into MPSVAVCIPTYNQAAYLEGAVQSAYGQNWQGLEVWLSDDASTDTTPALVSRLEQQYPDLRAFRQERNLGMSGNPRWILRQPRTTYIAKLDSDDLLAADYLPVLVELLQKHPEAGYAHAAVQQIDEEGRVTRIRRLARPTGFQSAEESLQALVSGYRVAANICLFRREALVSVDYLKLDMDFCDDWDLAVRLADAGWGNVYSSQILAAYRVWDTAQQVRFRRKADELGGMIRVFEESLIPAFKRRGWDVAPLTRQRIQLALLHATVLDAPAFSTAEREQIVALLRELGESAELTRRLVLMGLGLGPLLRTHNRAWLWSKDRLKQLLALRQS
- a CDS encoding DUF4132 domain-containing protein; protein product: MTERVFHFSDDRSNKFWAVTQLATGYTVRFGRQGTAGQTQSKDFATAQEAELASAKLIFEKLKKGYIEVTPQTAGDQADVIGPEPAAPVPEAPSEPATVVSAQPAQSASLERQLDLEALDWLWVSGPPEQPWPQPSPAPFDRDHCLDRLAGLAEDYRRWEQARISDFLSPEEASFWLTAAVLIEVEHLQPAAAARRLASQPQEVLSEEQVRTIIAALAHHSAYRLAETAMGLLCNLPYFELLPQLWEQEPSSSNEVSFGRRCLAVFCERFHTRILPYLLPAQVTLLRAWLRPRLTAAHWPQSYYETPFEFLLAAQLGMADALLPVVASWPDDQYTAQPWHDHYHRPQAIIFGLGERGQMSYHFRRLKLKLKDGEQVRAWLALTGFDDLDIVRESALAAANKDLAEDLVSAFARTVAPEVAPAMFELMLSSKASRLARQWLLAHPQQTIAGLVPFAVISRSRQAEGAIDLLGSLAKRGFEPQLRAELARQEPAAAQKLSDALFNASALPPFEAATTPDWLKEGLARAMPAKKPITWVTAADLPPIAALGRVLNPEQTGLVLVALQQSKDQPQPLVVALKAHAEPASLDRFAWTLFERWLLEGGPSKENWAMQALGHFGSDTSALKLAPLIREWPGESQHQRAVAGLECLRAIGTDTALMQINGIAQKVKFQGIKKRAQECMEAIAQERHLSREQLEDRIVPDCGLDENGRRRFDFGPRQFTFTLGEGLKPLVRDSDGKFKGDLPKPGAKDSADLAQQAVADWKLIKKQVAEVAKIQAVRLEQAMVTGRRWQSSEFELLFVRHPLMNYLARLLVWGGFDASGQLVAAFRVSEDRTLADSEDNPFDLAGLDQVGIVHPLMLDEAQLTGWGQLFADYAIVPPFAQLGRPIYRLEAGERQASEITRFEKIAVPMVALVRTLENLGWVRSQLHDHGDYTAHCKYFPGANLTAFVGEWDEVFVDLSVQIGSGKEKLDSCCFLVGRHLDLYDYPTNSWQRQHKAYEILPLAQVDPIALSEVLKDLYTIAAKGEQ